One genomic segment of Komagataella phaffii GS115 chromosome 4, complete sequence includes these proteins:
- a CDS encoding RNA polymerase subunit, common to RNA polymerase I and III has protein sequence MSNLVNIEKDRVTNVSSTDFPGYDSNTDYAWDLQKFKDTLEIKVGYRTDRTLNFDLIHIDTSIANAFRRIMISEVPSVSVEHVYINNNSSVIQDEVLASRIGLVPLQIDPDRLSWVDRGVEESERFTDENTVVISLNVACTKNPHPAKNNNDPENLYRNSIVYSRDLKFEPQGRQVETFADSPVVAADPDIVIAKLRPGQEISLKAHCILGLGSDHAKFSPVCTASYRLLPVINITQPITGKDAEKFQKCFPKGVIAIENGQAVVKDARRDTVSRECLRHPEFEGKVKLARQRDHFIFNVESTGCMPPEEIFFKSVRILKNKAEYLKNCPIGNMN, from the coding sequence ATGTCCAACTTAGTCAATATTGAGAAGGACAGGGTAACTAATGTTAGCTCTACGGATTTTCCAGGATACGACAGCAATACTGATTATGCATGGGAccttcaaaaattcaaagacacTTTGGAAATTAAAGTTGGCTACAGAACAGACCGGACGCTGAATTTTGATCTTATACACATAGATACATCAATTGCCAATGCGTTCCGTAGAATCATGATCAGTGAGGTACCTTCGGTTTCTGTCGAACATGTTTACATTAATAATAACTCGTCAGTTATCCAGGATGAAGTTCTAGCCTCAAGAATAGGTCTAGTACCTTTGCAGATAGATCCCGATCGCCTAAGTTGGGTGGATCGAGGCGTGGAAGAGAGTGAACGTTTCACTGACGAAAATACAGTAGTAATATCACTTAATGTCGCTTGTACCAAGAATCCACACCCAGCAAAGAATAACAATGATCCAGAAAACTTATACAGAAACTCAATCGTTTACTCTAGAGACCTGAAGTTTGAACCTCAGGGTCGTCAGGTGGAAACTTTTGCCGATTCTCCGGTGGTTGCCGCTGATCCTGATATTGTAATCGCCAAACTACGACCGGGACAGgaaatttcattgaaaGCTCACTGTATCTTAGGGTTGGGATCAGATCACGCCAAATTTTCACCAGTTTGCACTGCCAGTTACAGACTGTTACCGGTAATTAATATTACACAGCCCATCACTGGTAAAGATGcagaaaaatttcaaaaatgtttCCCCAAAGGAGTCATTGCCATTGAAAATGGCCAAGCTGTAGTCAAGGATGCTAGAAGAGACACAGTTTCACGAGAATGTTTGAGACACCctgaatttgaaggaaaagttAAGCTGGCAAGACAAAGAGatcatttcattttcaacgTAGAAAGCACTGGCTGTATGCCtccagaagagattttcttcaaaagtgttagaattttgaagaataaaGCGGAATACCTCAAAAATTGTCCGATCGGGAACATGAACTAA